The Scheffersomyces stipitis CBS 6054 chromosome 5, complete sequence genome contains the following window.
AACAGAAAGAGACGCAGCATACTTGTGTGGACTTCGCAGTAAGTTTGTTGAATCAATGTATTATCCGGAATCCTTAGTGCATCTAGATTTAAACTTTTCAGATCCAACAAATTACAGTGATACccttctggaacttcttttcaagctTCGGTATCCACCCAGACTTGAATTTCTAAGTTTGTCCGGTGGCAAGGAAGCGATTGACTCTAAAGTATTTTCTCGCTTTCCACGAACTATTAAATCCCTCATCTTGGACCTCTATGATATTCAATGTGATGgatttttgaaattgaacttgcctcctttcttgaaatttttctCGTGTACAGTAATTGTTGATAAGAATAACAGATGTTTTGATATTTCCCATCTTTCCCATCTTACAGAGGTGAAATTGTTTTTCTACTATCATCTAATTCCATTGTCTATCTTCAGATTTCCTCGTCTGTTGCAGACATTAAGTGTGGATAGTGGCCTTTCATCTTCGGGTATGGAACAACTTGCAGAATTAGACCAATTAAAACAAGTAACCATACGTGTTTATCGTAGTCCGAACAATCCGGTACCAATCTTAAGGGAAGCAGTCCATTTACCAAATTCTATTGAAGATCTCCTGATACAAGATTACACTATTGACGGCGATGTTGATGGTGCATATTTTATTCCAAAAAGCACAAAGAAgctccaacttcaaaatagCTACGGACTTTACTTTATTCTGGAATTGAGCGTCTTAGAATCACTACACATTAGCTATACTTCGTGTAGGATTCCTCATCtacaaaatttgaataCTTTGGTAATAAAGAGTGTGGAAATTGATTCTGTATCCATGTGGAAAGATGTACATCGCCTTACAAACTTGAAACATATGAGCATAAATGATTGCGAACTTGATTGCTTGAATTGCACTCTTCCTAGTTTCCTTGAAACTCTCGATGTTTCACGAAACAATATCGAAGAAGCTGATATCATACTTCCTGCAAATTTCAAGAGTTTGGATATCTCTCATAATGAAATATGCAAATTCAGTGCTAAAGGCAGATTGTTGACATTGAATCTTGATACTAATCGCATGTCCGAATTATCGAATTCAACTCTCTGTATCCCCTGTACCGTTTGTGAATTGAACATGAGTAATAACGATACgatatcaatttcaagtgacttttcttttccagaaTCTGTGAAGGTGTTACGCTTAGAttacaacttcttttctgattaTACGGTATTATTCAAGATGCCTTCCCAGATCTTGTTGCTACTGTTGGACAGTTCTTTTTTTTTATATCCAGAAACTAAAGAACCAACTCCAGTAATAATGAATTATCCGAAGCTCTGGCATTTCAGTATGACATCCTCCATAGGTACTGAGTATCTTGACTTCAATTGGAATGGTTGTCCGAATCTAGAAAGTATCTTGATGAATGGCTGCAAGTTTGAAATAATTAAACTTGAAAATCTTCCGCCTTCAGTcaagattgttgatttcaGTGATTGTAAAgttcgaaaagttgaaggaagattTGAGAGATTACCTCATTTGATCGAGTTCAATCTCGAAGACAACCGATTGGCTCCAGGAGTAGAAACTTTCGGAAAAATGGGAATGGGTTACGTCTCCCAAGCATTGCGTTGGTGAACAAAACTACTACGATCTCAATATGTGTATCTATTAAACGTTCTATTTTTACTTCAAGTAGCTTACTCTGTCGATTATGTCCTCGCTATGGTCAGCCAACAATATATCTCTCAGGGAGATGATACGGAGTGATTTCACCTCCGACACAGACTCCACGCCCTTGGTCTCTATTTCCTCGTTGTAAGTACGTTCCAAGATAAGGTTAAGTTTGACTAAGACATCGCCCAAAACTTTAGGAGAGAGTGTATACTTGTTCTCGTGAAATTGGTTGGCCACAAGAGCAGTGAAAAGGTCTCCGCAGCCATTGAAATGACAGTGAATCTGAGAAATGGGAAAGCTAAAAATTTGATGCTGTTCTTCGGCCTTTGCCGAGTAGCCAACCCCAAACATTTGGCCATCTACTAGAACTGATGAAATTACTATGTTAGTAATTTTGTAGAGCTCATGGGCTCTACGGAATGCCTGGCGGACTGACGTCCAATCTGTTATTTTGGTTTCGGTCAAAATCTCGAACTCAAACTGGTTGGGGGTTATGAGCGTGACAAATCCGGACGAAAGAATCTTTTTGTAAATTGGTATCACCTTTTCCAGAACGTATAGTCTTCCGTTGTCGCCTAGCACTGGGTCTACAATCCACTGTggcttctttcttgaaatgtCAGAATTCAACACTGCGAGTAGCTGTTGGTAGATGATATCCAATACTTCCTCATTTGGGGTATAACCAGTTATAACCATATCATAGGTATCATTAAAGTCAACAATTCCTTTGAGACCCTTGAATAGATCCGTGACAAGTTCGGAAGACGTGGGTTTGCCTGCAAATGAACCGTACCCTGGATGATTCAGATAGTTGGTGGTGTTTATAGCATCTACATCCCAACCATTGTACTGGAGTGGAAACACCATGGCCCGATTGCCTACATAGCCGTGGGATACGTGCGACAGCACTGCCAAAACCGACTTTGACATTGTCGAAATAGTATTGAAAAGCTTCAGGTTAGATAGCAGAGATAAGGAACAGTTGACTTTGATGTCCTCAGATTATAGAGTAGTGTGGAGACAAATTACTGTGATATAGAAGTGAATAGTTGGTGATAACAGAGCGATTCTGCTACAATAGCTTATTTGTGGGATATTAACTTCTAGTGCTTTGCAATGTACACAATATAAGATGAGTTCCTTTTGGGATTTTACTAGTCGTTGTGTTGCCATGCTCTGGACTGGTTGAAATGCTAATATCTGCTTATTAGGTAACAGCGCTCAGCTTTCTTTAGGTTGACAAATCCAATTGAAATTATGTCATAGTGTCCTAGGATGGACATGGGATACTCAACGATATGTTCATTTTCTGTTTATTTCATGATATACACTATTCCACCTTCCAATAGCTACGAAGACTAGCCTAGGGTAAAGAAAggaatggctgcgaaatgAGAAGTTTCTCTGGCGGAGAACATGATAAAATGCAACTAAGTAAAAGGCACCCAACAGCAACTCCGCGTACATCAAATAAGTATATTGTCATAACCAGTATTTATACTCCATATCGTCCGATTTGAACTGTCTCAGTCCTCGCCATAGACCAACGCTACCATTCCACAGTTAAGAATGGTGCTACCCCACGCTGGTAGCAAATTTTGATGTCGTCACTTGTGCGACAATGTCGTTTCTCTATGAAAAATTAAGAACAAGTAGatcaattgcttcttctatgttcgattcttcttcttttctgagATATCTCTTTTTCTCATTGACCGCACAGAATGTCGCTCAAGGAAACTGCTTCCATCGACGTGGGCTTCCCCATCATGGGAGCcaagtttttcaacaacaaaacCATTATAGTGGCTGGTGGAGGAGGAGAGGGAAACAATGGTATTCCCAACAAGATCACTGCCATAAAATGCCTGTTCAAAGTGACCGACGCCAAACGCCGCTTGCAGAGATTCCGTGAAATCACATTGCCAGCCAATGAAGACTCGCCCCAATGTTTGGATACGGCGCCAATTGTCGACGATGAAGAGAATAAGTTCTCTATCTTTGTAGGATGTAACCAGCTGTCACAACTCATCAAGTCCATGagcatcaacaacaacttgagaaaGTATGTGTATACCGCAGAAGAACACTTACGATTTGTAGACGCTGCTCAGCTTGAAGAGGAAATCAAGGGCGACGCCAACGATTATCCCAAAACTATCAGATTATCGCCTAAAAATGGCGTTGGATGTTTAATGACTTCTACAGTGCCTTCGACTATCTATATTTTCAACCCagacttgttggaattgaagttcaaattTAGACCTACGCCTGATGCCGAAATCAAAGACTTTGCCTTAAGTCCCAACGACGATGGAAAGACACTTTGTTACGTCACTTCTAGTGGAATTGAGACTAtctctacttctacttctcAACCCATTGCTTCTTCGGCCAAAAACCAAAAGGTGGATGCTGAGTTGAAAAAGCTCATTTTGTCCAAAGTCCGTTTCATAGACGACGAAAACGTTATCGTTGCTGCCAGTATTCGCGGAGGCTCTGGTGCAGTACTTCTTAAGTATAATCTCGCAGACCAGAAGATCACCAACAAGGTCGTAGTGTcaaaaaagttcaaaaacATTGTAGCATTTGATCTTTCGCTTCTGCAGAACTTGGTGGCAGTAGCTGGCAATGACGTTACCTTGACGTTGATACGACTTTCGGATCTTTCTGTTATTAAGACCTACCCTAAATTGCATGCCTTTGCCATCACCAGTGTCACGTTCTCGCCCAATGGATCCAAACTCGCCACTGGCAGTGCAGCCAGTACTCTTCACGTGTTTAGAATCCCCCAAAACTTCAGCAGGGGTAAATCGACACTTGGTTCCTTGATCCAGTACCTCTTTACGGTCTTGGTTGTAGCTGCTGTAGCTGTTCTTTTACAAAAGGGCCACGAATCGGGCCAGTTGGACGAGTACATACAGTCGTCATCTGAATATTTGCAGAAGTCCAGCGTTTACTTCGACATTTATCTTGAGAAATCCTCCGTCtatatgaagaaatcagTGGATTTGTCCAAAAAGTACGGTGCCATCGGCTATGAATATGCCTCTGAATACGCTCGTGAATACGGGAAAAAGGGCTATGAATTCATAAAAGAAAAAATCAATGGTGAAAATGTCGATGGTGATGACCATACTAAAAAGTACTTCCAAATGGGAGAGTGGGAGGACGCCAAATCTGGagtttttgaagatgtcacTGATGAGTATATCTCCAACGTTCCAGATTcggaaattgaagagatcACCGAGTCTGTTGGTACCACCGATACTGCGTCTACTTCGTCTTTTTCAGCCTATTCTTCTCCTGTGGCTGTCGAACCAGAggttcaagaactttctCAGCCTGAATCTATTGTGGAACCTGTTAGGGATGACATTAagatagaagaagtcatAAAGGATGTAGATGAAATCACAAAAGACGAACAATTCAACTCGGAAGCATCCTTTGAAAACAAGGAGAATATCGAAACTTCTACTTTTTCTGAAAGTGCTGCTACCAGCATTGAAGAATCCTCTCAAGAAGCAGAACTAGAGAAAtcaaaagttgaagaagtctctaCTATTTCTGAGCAAGAACACACTGTTGAATCCTCCGAAACTAGTGTTGTTCATGTTGATTCTGAGTGGTCTATTGAAAACCCTGCTGAGATACCTGCTGAAGATGAGCCTGAACTCGGCACCACCGAGACTACTTCTGCTTCGTCTTTTTCAGCTTATTCTTCTCCTGTGGCTGTCGAACCAGAggttcaagaactttctCAGCCTGAATCTATTGTGGAACCTGTTAGGGATGACATTAagatagaagaagtcacAAAGGATGTAGATGAAATCACAAAAGACGAACAATTTAATTCAGAATCGTTCTTTGAAAACAAGGAGTACATCGAAACTTCTACTTTTTCTGAAAGTGCTGCTACCAGCATTGAGGAACCCTCTCAAGAAGCAGAACTAGAGAAAtcaaaagttgaagaagtttctaCCATTTCTGAGCAAGAACACACTATTGAATCGTCCGAGAGTAGTGTTGCTTCAGCGGATCCTGTTCCCGAAGAAAtcgttcaagaaattgtggaagaaattgttgaagaaatgcccgaacaagaaaaggaaaatgaAGTGCCTAATGTTGCTACTCAATACAGTGCTCAAGAGAATATTGAGACGGTTGTACAGCAAGCTGTAGAATCAGTTCTTGAGAAAGAGCCTGTTATTAGGGAAGCCTTTGCAGAAGATCCAATTCCcccagttgttgaagagcCTCTTCTTAAAGAGCCTCCTGTTGTAAAAGAACCtcctgttgttgaagaacgtgtagttgaagaacctgtagttgaagaacatattgttgaagaacctgttgttgaaaaccctgttgctgaagaacctgttgttgaaaaacCTGTTGCTGAGGAAcctgttgttgaagaatctccTATTGTTAAAGAAcctgttgttgaagaacatattgttgaaaaacCTCCTGTTGAAAAACCTCCTGTTGAAAAGCCTCCTGTTGAAAAACCTTCTGTTCAAAAACCTTCTGTTCAAAAACCTCCTGTCAAAGAACCTCCCGTTGTTAAAGACCATCCCGTTGTTAAAGACCATCCCGTTGTTAAAGACCATCCCGTTGTAAAAGAACctcttgttgaagagaaacCAGTAGAATCTACTAGAGCGAAGGTGACCGTCACCAAGACAGTCAAGAAACCTGCAGCCACTAAGGCTCCTAAGTCGCCTGAACACGACGAATTGTAGTATATATCTAAATGTACTTTATAGCATAAGCTAGATTTTAATCTAGAAAGAGCAACATACTGCCTACTTTACTTACTGTAGTGTGACCTTTAGATGCAAATGTAGTAGTGAAAATTCAAGTTTTATATTACTGAGACTTAGTGCGCACTTTCAAACGCGTACTGTCAGAATTTAAAGATTTAAAGTATCCATAGATCATTACTCATCTCTCGAGCTTTACCAGTTTTTTTGTTAGTTAAGAGGTGTTGTTATCTTTGGGTGTTAACAAGGAATCTCATCAGAGTTCAAATTTGCTATCAT
Protein-coding sequences here:
- the SED4 gene encoding protein involved in vesicle formation at the endoplasmic reticulum, with amino-acid sequence MSLKETASIDVGFPIMGAKFFNNKTIIVAGGGGEGNNGIPNKITAIKCSFKVTDAKRRLQRFREITLPANEDSPQCLDTAPIVDDEENKFSIFVGCNQSSQLIKSMSINNNLRKYVYTAEEHLRFVDAAQLEEEIKGDANDYPKTIRLSPKNGVGCLMTSTVPSTIYIFNPDLLELKFKFRPTPDAEIKDFALSPNDDGKTLCYVTSSGIETISTSTSQPIASSAKNQKVDAELKKLILSKVRFIDDENVIVAASIRGGSGAVLLKYNLADQKITNKVVVSKKFKNIVAFDLSLSQNLVAVAGNDVTLTLIRLSDLSVIKTYPKLHAFAITSVTFSPNGSKLATGSAASTLHVFRIPQNFSRGKSTLGSLIQYLFTVLVVAAVAVLL
- a CDS encoding predicted protein, with translation MDSVVHFDLYPEHFYQKIIDELPFLIVLVLACNSSSPYQRYLLNSIYKEIEIQYISPSPGLRLEFLKQFYLLRYNVINPSDEKDYVPCKVVGKNVDSLVTFLNENPSVAVRHLRLVAIPSEEVIAKVRSLSDRIGKITFISARVIDEQQDASMNWPTERDAAYLCGLRMHLDLNFSDPTNYSDTLSELLFKLRYPPRLEFLSLSGGKEAIDSKVFSRFPRTIKSLILDLYDIQCDGFLKLNLPPFLKFFSCTVIVDKNNRCFDISHLSHLTEVKLFFYYHLIPLSIFRFPRSLQTLSVDSGLSSSGMEQLAELDQLKQVTIRVYRSPNNPVPILREAVHLPNSIEDLSIQDYTIDGDVDGAYFIPKSTKKLQLQNSYGLYFISELSVLESLHISYTSCRIPHLQNLNTLVIKSVEIDSVSMWKDVHRLTNLKHMSINDCELDCLNCTLPSFLETLDVSRNNIEEADIILPANFKSLDISHNEICKFSAKGRLLTLNLDTNRMSELSNSTLCIPCTVCELNMSNNDTISISSDFSFPESVKVLRLDYNFFSDYTVLFKMPSQILLLSLDSSFFLYPETKEPTPVIMNYPKLWHFSMTSSIGTEYLDFNWNGCPNLESILMNGCKFEIIKLENLPPSVKIVDFSDCKVRKVEGRFERLPHLIEFNLEDNRLAPGVETFGKMGMGYVSQALRW
- the BUD17 gene encoding protein involved in bud site selection (pyridoxine-pyridoxal-pyridoxamine kinase); translation: MSKSVLAVSSHVSHGYVGNRAMVFPLQYNGWDVDAINTTNYSNHPGYGSFAGKPTSSELVTDLFKGLKGIVDFNDTYDMVITGYTPNEEVLDIIYQQLLAVLNSDISRKKPQWIVDPVLGDNGRLYVSEKVIPIYKKILSSGFVTLITPNQFEFEILTETKITDWTSVRQAFRRAHELYKITNIVISSVLVDGQMFGVGYSAKAEEQHQIFSFPISQIHCHFNGCGDLFTALVANQFHENKYTLSPKVLGDVLVKLNLILERTYNEEIETKGVESVSEVKSLRIISSRDILLADHSEDIIDRVSYLK